Genomic DNA from Acidobacteriota bacterium:
GGCAACAACCGGCTCACGTTCCGTTACACGAACACGGACAAGAAGGACATGGGCCTGAGCCTGGGCAGCAGCCCGCTCGACGTGGACGAACGGCGCTACACGTTCACCGGGCCGCTGTGGAACGTGATGGGCAACCTCGCCACCACGCTCGGAAACGCGCGCTTCAACGAGTTCCGCGTCTACTACGGGCGCAACCTGCCGTGGATCATCTCCAACATGGCGGGCGCCGGCGGCTTCGAGCTGCTCCGGCGCGACGGCCGGATGGGGCAGAACGGCACGTTCGCCACCAGGAGCTACCCCGGGGGCAACTTCGGCGCCACGGCGTTCACCGGCCTGGAAGGGGAGACGATCCTCACCTTCACCGACAACTTCTCGTTCGTCTGGGGCAACCACCAGGTGAAATTCGGCGGGCAGCTCGCGCGCATGAGCATGCACATGGACGTCGAAGCGCCGCACAAGGGACGCTGGAGCTTTCCGACCGACCGCGCGTTCAACATCAACGACCCGGTCAGCTACCCGGACAACTTCAGCGGCGGCATCGGCGAAACGCGCGGCGAGTACCCGGCCTGGAACGTCTCGGCATTCGTGCAGGACACCTGGCAGGTCACGCCGAACGTGACGTTGAATGCCGGCGTCCGGTACGATCTCGATCGCACGCCGCTGGTCCTCAACGGCCTGATCGATCCGTACAACGACCGGATCGTGAGACGCTTCGGCGGCGCGCCGCCGCTCGTGAAGTCGAACGCCGACATGAACAACATCGCGCCGCGGGCCGGCGTCGTGTGGACGCCGACCGACGACCGGCGGACGACGCTGCGCGCCAGCTCGGGGCTCTACTACAACCAGAATCATTTCAACTGGACCGTCATTTACGCGATTGAGACGCTGCTCTCCGAGCAGCGCTTCATCTTCGACGCGAACCTGCCCGAACAGAACCCGTTCTGGAACCCGGCGGACCCGGCGGGCAGCCGCGCGGCGCTGCGGCGGTGGCTCGCCGAGAGCTTCCCGGCCTTCCCTGACGTGTCGAAGGCCAGCGTGGGGCGGGAGACGATCCTCGGCAACGACCCGAACTTCAAGATCCCGTACAGCCTGCATGCGACGGGCGGGGTGACGCACGAGTTGCGGCCCGGGCTTTCCGCGTCGGTCGACTACACGTTCCGGCGCGAGTTCGACGCGCCGACGGGCGTCAACGTCAACTTCGAGCGGGTGGACGGCCGGTACGTGATCAAGGACCCGCGCTTCACCCGGATCGCGATCAACTCGAACGGCGGGTTCATCCGCTACCATGGGTTGCTCAGCCGCGTGCAGTACCGGCACTCGGACCACGCGCAGTTCGGCGTGTCGTACACGCTTGCGAAAGCCACGTCGAACACGAGCGTCGGCCTGAGCGTGAGCGGCACCACGAACCCGTTCGACCTGGATGAGGATCTCGGGCCGGACGACAACGATCGGCGGCATAATTACGTGTTTGACGGATCCCTGCTGCTGCCGCTCGACATCCAGCTGGCCGGCGTGTGGGTGTATCGCAGCGCGCTGCCCTACAGCGTGTCCACCCGGTTCCAGCTGGATACCGATCCGTTCCCGGATCGCCCGGAGCCGAA
This window encodes:
- a CDS encoding TonB-dependent receptor, yielding MFTQKTGLTLIVALALHAALLSPALAQTSMGTFRGTVVDEQGGVLPGVTITARHLATNTAQTTMTEERGQFYLSNLRVGAYELTAELAGFATARQANLDLRVGQELTIALTLRISALAETVDVRGTSQIITTENTVATTVDQKMIDDLPIISRDFAQLAMIAPGTTASGATGTGAGTGVSVGGARPTSNSIVVDGASNAMQFYGRQSNEFPQDWIQEFQVHTNAFGAEYGQASGGLINVVTRSGSNAFQGRVYGFFRDEALDKAPFAGRFDGGKPVFLDEAPPFSQQRIGAQLGGPLKQNRLFFFSGIQNLNQDATEVLGISSYWRNQGFESSVNTGVENLTYIAKTDWNAGGNNRLTFRYTNTDKKDMGLSLGSSPLDVDERRYTFTGPLWNVMGNLATTLGNARFNEFRVYYGRNLPWIISNMAGAGGFELLRRDGRMGQNGTFATRSYPGGNFGATAFTGLEGETILTFTDNFSFVWGNHQVKFGGQLARMSMHMDVEAPHKGRWSFPTDRAFNINDPVSYPDNFSGGIGETRGEYPAWNVSAFVQDTWQVTPNVTLNAGVRYDLDRTPLVLNGLIDPYNDRIVRRFGGAPPLVKSNADMNNIAPRAGVVWTPTDDRRTTLRASSGLYYNQNHFNWTVIYAIETLLSEQRFIFDANLPEQNPFWNPADPAGSRAALRRWLAESFPAFPDVSKASVGRETILGNDPNFKIPYSLHATGGVTHELRPGLSASVDYTFRREFDAPTGVNVNFERVDGRYVIKDPRFTRIAINSNGGFIRYHGLLSRVQYRHSDHAQFGVSYTLAKATSNTSVGLSVSGTTNPFDLDEDLGPDDNDRRHNYVFDGSLLLPLDIQLAGVWVYRSALPYSVSTRFQLDTDPFPDRPEPKNSRRGDSEQTVDVRLSKLVRVGRVTGSVFWEVFNLFNTDNFLRYQGSLESSAFGLPLTQLPKQRQQFGFRIDF